One segment of Deinococcus metalli DNA contains the following:
- the pruA gene encoding L-glutamate gamma-semialdehyde dehydrogenase: MLKIQEYRPQPFTDFTLDENVRAYKDALKTVRAELVGKHYPLVIDGERVDTAEKLTSLNPCDTSEVVGTTAKATIEDAERALQGAWTAFETWKTWDMDARARILLKAAAILKRRRLEACALMSVEVGKNYAEADVEVAEAIDFLEYYARSAIKYAGFGAAETTWFEGEENGLMYLPLGVGVSISPWNFPCAIFLGMLAAPIVAGNCVIAKPAEDSGLIAGMMVDILLEAGLPAGVLQFLPGVGKEVGEYLTTHARTRFITFTGSRAVGLHINEVAAKVQPGQKWIKKVILELGGKDGMIVDETADVDVAVTAAVQGAFGFNGQKCSAMSRLIVVDSVYDDVVSAFVERARALKVGTGEENANVTAVVNQMSFDKIRGYLDLAPQEGTVLLGGEATGEAGGKTGYYVPPTIVGDVKRGARLAQEEIFGPVVSVIRARDWQDALDIANSTEYGLTGGVCSRNRARLEQARREFEAGNLYFNRKITGAIVGVQPFGGYNMSGTDSKAGGPDYLANFLQLKAVTERW; this comes from the coding sequence ATGCTGAAAATCCAGGAGTACCGCCCCCAGCCCTTTACCGACTTCACGCTCGACGAGAACGTGCGGGCCTACAAGGACGCCCTGAAGACAGTCCGCGCCGAGCTGGTTGGCAAGCACTACCCGCTGGTCATCGACGGCGAGCGCGTGGACACCGCCGAGAAGCTGACCTCGCTGAACCCCTGCGACACCTCGGAAGTGGTGGGCACGACGGCAAAGGCAACCATAGAGGATGCCGAGCGGGCCTTGCAGGGCGCGTGGACAGCGTTCGAGACGTGGAAGACGTGGGACATGGACGCCCGCGCCCGGATTCTGCTGAAGGCCGCCGCGATCCTGAAGCGCCGCCGCCTGGAAGCGTGCGCGCTGATGAGCGTCGAGGTCGGCAAGAACTACGCCGAGGCCGACGTGGAGGTCGCGGAGGCCATCGACTTCCTGGAGTACTACGCGCGCAGCGCCATCAAGTACGCGGGCTTCGGCGCGGCCGAGACGACGTGGTTCGAGGGCGAGGAGAACGGCCTGATGTACCTGCCGCTGGGCGTGGGCGTCAGCATCAGCCCGTGGAACTTCCCGTGCGCGATCTTCCTGGGCATGCTGGCCGCGCCCATCGTGGCGGGCAACTGCGTGATCGCCAAACCCGCCGAGGACAGCGGCCTGATCGCGGGGATGATGGTGGACATCCTGCTGGAAGCGGGACTGCCCGCCGGGGTGCTCCAGTTCCTGCCGGGTGTGGGCAAGGAGGTCGGGGAATACCTGACCACGCACGCAAGGACGCGCTTCATCACGTTCACGGGCAGCCGCGCGGTGGGACTGCACATCAACGAGGTCGCCGCGAAGGTGCAGCCGGGCCAGAAGTGGATTAAGAAGGTCATCCTGGAACTGGGCGGCAAGGACGGCATGATCGTGGACGAGACCGCAGACGTGGACGTGGCCGTGACGGCCGCCGTGCAGGGAGCGTTCGGCTTCAACGGCCAGAAGTGCTCCGCGATGAGCCGCCTGATCGTGGTGGACAGCGTGTACGACGACGTGGTCAGCGCCTTCGTGGAGCGGGCGCGGGCACTGAAGGTCGGCACTGGCGAGGAGAACGCGAACGTCACGGCGGTCGTGAACCAGATGAGCTTTGACAAGATCAGGGGCTACCTCGACCTCGCGCCGCAGGAGGGCACGGTGCTGCTGGGCGGCGAGGCCACGGGCGAGGCGGGCGGCAAGACCGGGTACTACGTGCCGCCGACCATCGTGGGCGACGTGAAGCGCGGCGCCCGGCTGGCGCAGGAGGAGATCTTCGGGCCGGTCGTGTCGGTGATCCGAGCCAGGGACTGGCAGGACGCGCTGGACATCGCCAACAGCACGGAGTACGGCCTGACCGGCGGCGTGTGCAGCCGGAACCGGGCGCGGCTGGAGCAGGCCCGCCGCGAGTTCGAGGCCGGGAACCTGTACTTCAACCGCAAGATCACCGGGGCCATCGTGGGCGTGCAGCCCTTCGGCGGCTACAACATGAGCGGCACGGACAGCAAGGCGGGCGGCCCGGACTACCTGGCGAACTTCCTGCAGCTGAAGGCCGTGACCGAACGCTGGTAA
- a CDS encoding S8 family serine peptidase, whose protein sequence is MKHPRSLFAATLALSLAACSQQTAVTPTASESAAGGTYLVGFRQDGLSSQSLSAQATVQAQAITAAGGVITTQWADISAAAVKLTPTALAKLKGNPLIEYVEQEAAHHALGGRHLTTDAGASGKPGSVTPTSTTAAPYTPSGEFTWGDNALRVPDLRTAGYTGASTTIKVAVCVLDTGIDGNHPEFQRKLKGFKNFTGEANRSDAYAPNDVSHHGTHVSGTVFAQYGAGTGASGLQPGEDANGVGGVATGADLYMGRVLGDTGSGSSSGIINGLNWCAAQLKSQGGTEDKVVVSMSLGGGSRSTTEQRAYTSAYNKGVLIVAATGNDGAAVSYPAAYDNVVGVAAVDNTLAKASFSNFGTQVDLSGPGVAVLSSVPLGQGAAASASGGGVTFTDVTGADNSAKTTVSGTIVKAGDGTGTAGANQFCGTSTRNSALANNIALISRGTCTFEEKVANANASGAKAVMIYNNAAGPLGMSLTNTYAIPVVGILQTDGQALLGKLPTTGTVAVTTADYEYFDGTSMATPHVSAAAAVVWAAKPTLTNAQLLSLLTSTARDLGTAGKDNNFGYGLVDPYKAITGR, encoded by the coding sequence ATGAAGCACCCCCGCTCCCTGTTCGCGGCCACCCTGGCCCTGTCCCTCGCCGCGTGCAGCCAGCAGACCGCCGTGACCCCCACGGCCAGCGAGAGTGCCGCGGGCGGCACCTACCTCGTCGGCTTCCGGCAGGACGGCCTGAGCAGCCAGAGCCTGAGCGCACAGGCGACCGTGCAGGCCCAGGCCATCACCGCGGCCGGCGGCGTCATCACCACCCAGTGGGCGGACATCAGCGCGGCGGCCGTCAAGCTCACCCCCACGGCGCTGGCGAAGCTCAAGGGCAACCCCCTGATCGAGTATGTCGAACAGGAAGCCGCGCACCACGCGCTGGGCGGCCGGCACCTGACCACGGACGCCGGGGCGAGCGGTAAACCCGGCAGCGTCACGCCGACCTCCACAACGGCCGCTCCGTACACGCCCAGCGGCGAGTTCACCTGGGGCGACAACGCGCTGCGCGTGCCGGACCTCCGCACGGCCGGATACACCGGGGCGAGCACGACCATCAAGGTCGCCGTGTGCGTGCTGGACACCGGCATCGACGGCAATCACCCCGAGTTCCAGCGCAAGCTCAAGGGCTTCAAGAACTTCACCGGTGAAGCCAACCGCAGTGACGCGTACGCCCCGAACGACGTGTCGCACCACGGCACGCATGTGTCGGGAACCGTCTTCGCACAGTACGGGGCGGGCACCGGCGCGTCCGGCCTGCAGCCCGGCGAGGACGCCAACGGCGTGGGCGGTGTGGCGACCGGCGCCGACCTGTACATGGGCCGAGTGCTGGGTGACACCGGGTCCGGCAGCAGCAGCGGCATCATCAACGGCCTGAACTGGTGCGCGGCGCAGCTCAAGAGCCAGGGCGGGACCGAGGACAAGGTCGTCGTATCGATGAGCCTGGGCGGCGGCAGCCGGAGCACCACCGAACAGCGCGCCTACACCAGCGCGTACAACAAGGGCGTGCTGATCGTCGCGGCCACCGGCAACGACGGCGCGGCCGTGTCGTACCCCGCCGCGTACGACAACGTGGTCGGTGTGGCCGCCGTGGACAACACCCTCGCCAAGGCCAGCTTCAGCAACTTCGGCACGCAGGTCGATCTGTCCGGCCCCGGCGTCGCCGTGCTGAGCAGCGTGCCACTCGGACAGGGCGCGGCGGCCAGCGCCTCGGGCGGCGGCGTGACCTTCACCGACGTGACTGGGGCCGACAACAGCGCCAAGACGACCGTCAGCGGCACCATCGTGAAGGCCGGCGACGGCACCGGCACGGCCGGCGCGAACCAGTTCTGCGGCACCAGCACCCGCAACAGCGCCCTGGCAAACAACATCGCCCTGATCTCGCGCGGCACCTGCACCTTCGAGGAGAAGGTCGCCAACGCGAACGCCAGCGGCGCCAAGGCCGTCATGATCTACAACAACGCCGCTGGCCCGCTGGGCATGAGCCTCACCAACACCTACGCCATCCCGGTCGTGGGCATCCTCCAGACCGACGGGCAGGCGCTGCTGGGCAAACTGCCCACCACCGGCACCGTTGCGGTGACCACCGCCGACTACGAGTACTTCGACGGCACCAGCATGGCGACCCCGCACGTGTCGGCCGCCGCCGCAGTGGTGTGGGCCGCCAAGCCCACCCTGACGAACGCGCAGCTCCTCAGCCTGCTGACCTCCACGGCCAGGGATCTGGGCACGGCCGGCAAGGACAACAACTTCGGCTACGGCCTGGTCGACCCGTACAAGGCCATCACCGGCAGGTAA
- a CDS encoding phytoene desaturase family protein has translation MRSVGIIGGGLAGVALAALLGGRGHAVTVYERDRAGGKLRREQVGAVTFDTGPSLFTFPEVWRAYVERVGEPDPLDLRPLPGGLGVHHTPFGPVPLPVPPDHPLHPHWRSYVRTAAPLRPHLTTLLTTPPRVTDPAFLRAARALFGVTGRHPTAHAWLRAQRLPPALEHALATHALNAGVTPWDAPALYALIPALLDGQVYRPAAGMGALLDTLLALAGRRGVVIRTGCAVTGLRATTLELDGGETVRHDVLVSAIDPTRLAALRRHSTRSPVGRRTVSGFVLYGVLDRPLPLPYTSIVPPDDFRALRRALRAGALPDSTLTMVHHDPPRVTVLISMPATGAAPSPDHPWVQAELRRVARRLDVPDLLPALRDARTLTPAHYVLGGHPGGAIYGAAAPAWRAGPLHPQPYHVAPGLWQVGTGVHPGGGIPAILGGALIVNTLMAERDR, from the coding sequence ATGCGGTCGGTCGGGATTATCGGGGGCGGTCTGGCCGGTGTGGCGCTCGCGGCGCTGCTCGGTGGGCGCGGGCACGCCGTCACGGTGTACGAGCGCGACCGGGCCGGCGGCAAGCTGCGCCGTGAGCAGGTCGGCGCCGTCACCTTCGACACCGGCCCGAGCCTCTTTACGTTTCCCGAGGTGTGGCGCGCGTACGTGGAGCGCGTGGGCGAACCCGATCCGCTCGACCTGCGGCCCCTGCCGGGCGGATTGGGCGTGCACCACACGCCGTTTGGCCCCGTCCCGCTGCCCGTGCCGCCGGACCATCCGCTGCACCCGCACTGGCGATCCTACGTGCGGACGGCCGCGCCGCTGCGCCCGCACCTGACCACCCTGCTCACCACGCCGCCCCGAGTGACCGATCCGGCGTTCCTGCGGGCGGCGCGGGCGCTGTTCGGCGTGACGGGCCGGCATCCCACCGCCCACGCGTGGCTGCGTGCACAGCGGCTGCCCCCCGCGCTGGAGCACGCCCTGGCGACCCACGCGCTCAACGCGGGCGTCACGCCGTGGGACGCCCCGGCCCTCTACGCCCTGATCCCGGCCCTGCTGGACGGGCAGGTCTACCGCCCCGCCGCCGGCATGGGCGCTCTGCTCGACACGCTGCTGGCGCTGGCCGGACGCCGGGGCGTGGTGATCCGGACGGGCTGTGCAGTCACCGGGCTGCGCGCTACCACGCTCGAACTGGACGGCGGCGAGACCGTGCGGCACGACGTGCTGGTCAGCGCGATCGACCCAACCCGGCTGGCCGCGCTGCGACGCCACTCCACGCGCAGTCCGGTGGGCCGCCGGACCGTCAGCGGATTTGTGCTGTACGGCGTGCTGGACCGACCCCTGCCGCTGCCCTACACCAGCATCGTTCCCCCGGACGACTTTCGCGCCCTGCGCCGGGCGCTGCGGGCGGGCGCGCTGCCGGACAGCACCCTGACCATGGTGCACCACGACCCTCCCCGCGTGACGGTGCTCATCAGCATGCCCGCGACCGGCGCGGCTCCCAGCCCCGATCACCCGTGGGTGCAGGCCGAACTGCGGCGCGTGGCCCGGCGGCTGGACGTGCCGGACCTGCTTCCGGCCCTGCGGGACGCCCGGACGCTGACCCCTGCCCACTACGTGCTGGGCGGCCATCCGGGCGGCGCGATCTACGGAGCGGCAGCCCCGGCGTGGCGCGCCGGGCCGCTGCATCCGCAGCCGTACCACGTGGCGCCGGGCCTGTGGCAGGTGGGCACCGGCGTTCATCCCGGCGGTGGCATTCCCGCCATCCTGGGCGGCGCCCTGATCGTGAACACGCTGATGGCGGAGCGAGACAGATGA
- a CDS encoding UbiA family prenyltransferase: MRSRVLTLPTTLPLRRLLTVSRPALWINTIGTLVTGVWLTGRLYTLDAGVLLLLAYLTLPFNLLIYGLNDLWDREEDARSSRKGGWQGARLADAEAAPLLRATLTWNVPALVVLAIVLPPAATLVLALSAALFAAYSLPPLRVKARPFLDGLSNVAYALPLALPALVLGSPVPWLPLLALMAYSVGKHAFDAVQDIPADRHAGTATVATTLGARGAACYALSWFAVAAALLWSVSALTALALAVTCGGMALSLLRSPTPQRAARLYPLSIVTPWIVGAVAGVQLVYLLARGLWHGL; this comes from the coding sequence ATGCGCTCCCGAGTCCTGACCCTGCCCACCACCCTGCCCCTGCGGCGCCTGCTCACGGTGTCGCGGCCCGCGCTGTGGATCAACACCATCGGCACGCTGGTCACGGGCGTTTGGCTGACCGGCCGGCTGTACACGCTGGACGCCGGTGTGCTGCTGCTGCTGGCGTATCTGACCCTGCCGTTCAACCTGCTGATCTACGGCCTGAACGACCTGTGGGACCGAGAGGAAGATGCCCGCTCGAGCCGCAAGGGTGGGTGGCAGGGCGCCCGCCTGGCCGACGCGGAGGCTGCGCCGCTGCTGCGCGCCACCCTGACGTGGAACGTGCCGGCCCTCGTGGTCCTGGCCATAGTCCTGCCGCCCGCCGCGACGCTGGTGCTGGCGCTGTCGGCGGCGCTGTTCGCGGCGTACAGCCTGCCGCCCCTGCGCGTGAAGGCCCGCCCGTTCCTGGACGGCCTGAGTAACGTCGCGTACGCCCTGCCGCTCGCCCTGCCCGCCCTGGTCCTCGGCAGCCCGGTGCCGTGGCTGCCACTGCTGGCGCTGATGGCGTACTCGGTGGGCAAGCACGCCTTCGACGCCGTGCAGGACATTCCAGCCGACCGGCACGCGGGCACTGCCACTGTCGCCACCACCCTGGGCGCGCGCGGCGCCGCGTGCTACGCGCTGAGCTGGTTCGCGGTGGCCGCCGCGCTGCTGTGGTCCGTCTCGGCCCTGACGGCGCTGGCCCTGGCCGTCACATGCGGCGGCATGGCCCTGAGCCTGCTGCGCTCGCCCACGCCGCAGCGGGCGGCCCGGCTGTACCCCCTGAGCATCGTCACGCCGTGGATCGTGGGCGCGGTGGCGGGCGTGCAACTGGTGTACCTGCTCGCGCGCGGGCTGTGGCACGGGCTCTGA
- a CDS encoding MerR family transcriptional regulator: MHLPEQLSHLGMYTASEVESRTGVPATTLRQWERRYGFPRPARNSSGYRLYSPEDVVEIGRMQAHLMQGVSARRAAELTLAGLDPARAPSGAGPNVERLAATLTAALLASDSGKAQAVLGEAYAQLPQETVLLEIVTPTLADIGQRWERGEITVAHEHEATAFLRARLMALMDAADTPAAPGPLVVAACAPGERHELGLMMLTVALRRRGVRVAYLGADVPLGDLAVYARERGAAGVMLALQGDWALPGTRAQRRDLDDLGVPVYLGGALMNSWPELAGELRGIYAGPDFHGAAEQIAQHLRGEDS; this comes from the coding sequence ATGCACCTTCCCGAACAGCTGTCTCACCTGGGCATGTACACGGCCTCCGAGGTCGAGTCGCGCACGGGTGTGCCGGCCACCACCCTGCGGCAGTGGGAGCGGCGCTACGGCTTTCCGCGTCCGGCGCGCAATTCCAGCGGGTACCGCCTGTACTCGCCGGAGGACGTGGTCGAGATCGGGCGGATGCAGGCGCACCTGATGCAGGGCGTGTCCGCGCGCCGGGCGGCCGAGCTGACCCTGGCGGGCCTCGACCCGGCCCGCGCGCCGTCTGGGGCGGGGCCGAACGTCGAGCGCCTGGCCGCGACGCTCACGGCGGCGCTGCTCGCGTCGGACAGTGGGAAGGCGCAGGCGGTGCTGGGCGAGGCGTACGCGCAGCTACCACAGGAGACGGTGCTGCTGGAGATCGTCACGCCCACGCTGGCCGACATCGGGCAGCGCTGGGAGCGCGGGGAGATTACGGTCGCGCACGAGCACGAGGCCACCGCCTTCCTGCGCGCCCGTCTGATGGCCCTGATGGACGCCGCCGACACGCCCGCCGCGCCCGGCCCGCTGGTGGTGGCCGCGTGCGCGCCCGGCGAGCGGCACGAGCTCGGCCTGATGATGCTGACGGTGGCCCTGCGCCGCCGCGGCGTGCGCGTCGCTTACCTGGGCGCGGACGTGCCGCTGGGCGACCTCGCGGTGTACGCGCGGGAACGCGGCGCGGCCGGCGTGATGCTGGCCCTCCAGGGCGACTGGGCGCTGCCGGGCACGCGGGCGCAGCGCCGCGACCTGGACGACCTGGGCGTGCCCGTCTACCTGGGGGGCGCGCTGATGAACAGCTGGCCGGAACTGGCCGGGGAACTGCGCGGCATCTACGCCGGCCCGGATTTCCACGGAGCCGCCGAGCAGATCGCGCAGCACCTGCGCGGGGAGGACTCATGA
- a CDS encoding complex I NDUFA9 subunit family protein, translating into MKVLVTGASGFVGTAVVRELSRRGHEVWAGSREGRAVAGARGVRLDVTDAGSVVRAVAEADPDVVVHLVGIIVEKGEQSFERVHVEGTRHVLAATPRGARYVHMSALGADPQSESGYSATKGRAEALVRGSGLPYTIFRPSLIFGPGDDFFGRVLRELVSTAPIVPQIGDGSFPFRPVSVQDVAQAFAGAVDGQGVGETYALTGPDEFTFRQLLELELRALGKSKPIVPVPLVLMNLAVPLMQVLPNPPITKDQYAMLKEGNTAPNEPARSVFGLPMRRLADDLPGLLAAGRASGQAAG; encoded by the coding sequence ATGAAGGTACTCGTCACCGGAGCGAGCGGGTTCGTCGGGACCGCGGTCGTGCGGGAACTCAGTCGGCGCGGGCACGAGGTCTGGGCGGGCAGCCGCGAGGGCAGGGCCGTGGCCGGCGCGCGTGGCGTGCGGCTGGACGTGACGGACGCGGGCAGCGTCGTGCGCGCTGTGGCCGAGGCCGACCCCGACGTGGTGGTACACCTCGTCGGAATCATCGTGGAGAAAGGCGAGCAGAGTTTCGAGCGCGTGCACGTGGAGGGCACCCGGCACGTGCTCGCGGCCACGCCGCGCGGCGCGCGGTACGTGCACATGAGCGCGCTGGGCGCCGATCCGCAGAGCGAGAGCGGCTACAGCGCCACCAAGGGCCGCGCCGAGGCGCTGGTGCGCGGCAGCGGCCTGCCGTACACGATCTTCCGGCCCAGCCTGATCTTCGGGCCCGGCGACGACTTCTTCGGCCGGGTGCTGCGCGAACTCGTGAGCACCGCGCCGATCGTGCCGCAGATCGGAGACGGTTCCTTCCCGTTCCGGCCGGTCAGCGTGCAGGACGTCGCGCAGGCGTTCGCCGGGGCGGTGGACGGCCAGGGCGTGGGCGAGACCTACGCATTGACCGGCCCGGACGAGTTCACGTTCCGGCAACTGCTGGAACTCGAACTGCGGGCGCTGGGCAAGTCCAAGCCCATCGTGCCGGTGCCGCTCGTGCTCATGAATCTCGCGGTTCCGCTGATGCAGGTATTGCCCAACCCGCCCATTACGAAGGACCAGTACGCGATGCTCAAGGAAGGCAACACGGCGCCGAACGAGCCGGCCCGCTCGGTGTTCGGTCTGCCCATGCGCCGCCTGGCCGACGACCTGCCGGGCCTGCTGGCCGCGGGAAGAGCGTCAGGGCAGGCGGCCGGGTAG
- a CDS encoding phosphoribosyltransferase family protein, producing the protein MSAAPPTPLTVRIGDVERVLPTVRAGNLGRVPLVEFIGDPEFTNAAAQAMLPLIPDGTELLLTVVTNALPLAHELSDRSGLPYVCARKKRRTYMQSPLIQDVPSLSLGVAETLWLDGPHAERLRGRRVAIVQDVVASGGTAQALAKFVVQAGGTVAGYLAAFRQGRPRIEVAALQDLPGRLP; encoded by the coding sequence GTGAGCGCTGCACCACCCACGCCGCTGACCGTCCGGATCGGCGACGTCGAGCGCGTCCTGCCCACGGTGCGCGCCGGCAACCTGGGCCGCGTGCCGCTCGTGGAGTTCATCGGCGACCCGGAGTTCACGAACGCGGCCGCCCAGGCCATGCTGCCGCTGATCCCGGACGGCACCGAACTCCTGCTCACGGTGGTCACGAACGCGCTGCCGCTGGCGCACGAACTCAGCGACCGCTCGGGCCTGCCGTATGTCTGTGCGCGCAAGAAGCGCCGCACGTACATGCAGTCGCCGCTGATCCAGGACGTGCCCAGCCTGAGCCTGGGCGTCGCGGAGACGCTGTGGCTGGACGGCCCGCACGCCGAGCGGCTGCGCGGCCGGCGGGTCGCCATCGTGCAGGACGTCGTGGCGAGCGGCGGCACCGCGCAGGCCCTGGCGAAGTTCGTGGTGCAGGCGGGCGGCACCGTCGCCGGCTACCTCGCTGCGTTCCGGCAGGGGCGGCCGCGCATCGAGGTGGCCGCCCTTCAGGACCTACCCGGCCGCCTGCCCTGA
- a CDS encoding phosphoribosyltransferase family protein, producing MTTHTVHVGRVTRDLPVVPVAPGVSVALFNMLGDTEVTEEAGRELARLIPPDIDVLVTPEVKALGLAHVISRESGKPYIVIRKTQKPYMVNPVAREVVSITTGKPQLLVLDGFDVEKVRGHKVAIVDDVVSSGGTLNSLREIIEGVGGEVAAVLAVFTEGDERPEVTALGHLPLFT from the coding sequence ATGACCACCCACACCGTCCACGTGGGTCGCGTGACCCGTGACCTGCCCGTCGTTCCTGTGGCCCCCGGCGTCAGCGTGGCCCTGTTCAACATGCTGGGCGACACCGAGGTGACCGAGGAGGCCGGCCGCGAACTCGCCCGCCTGATTCCGCCGGACATCGACGTGCTCGTCACGCCCGAGGTCAAGGCGCTGGGGCTGGCGCACGTGATCAGCCGCGAGAGCGGCAAGCCGTACATCGTGATCCGCAAGACCCAGAAGCCCTACATGGTCAACCCCGTGGCGCGCGAGGTCGTGAGCATCACCACCGGCAAGCCGCAACTGCTGGTGCTGGACGGCTTCGACGTCGAGAAGGTGCGTGGGCACAAGGTCGCCATCGTGGACGACGTGGTGTCCAGCGGCGGCACCCTGAACTCGCTGCGGGAGATCATCGAGGGGGTCGGGGGCGAGGTCGCGGCCGTGCTGGCCGTCTTCACCGAGGGCGACGAGCGCCCCGAGGTCACGGCCCTCGGTCACCTGCCGCTGTTCACGTGA